From the Micromonospora sediminicola genome, one window contains:
- a CDS encoding phosphoadenylyl-sulfate reductase, whose amino-acid sequence MSGLVSAAGLGLVGAGGAADPARRDPEELRLLAEEAGRELADAPALEIARWAVETFGERFCVTSSMADGVLAHLVSRVAPGVDVVFLDTGLHFPETLRVRDEVARRMPVRVRSIRPRMTVGQQDGQYGPRLFNRSPDDCCQLRKVEPLERALAGYDAWAAGLRRDESPTRANTPVVGFDPRRGKVKVNPIAAWTQREVDAYVARHDIPVNELFARGYGSIGCWPCTRRTKAGEDPRAGRWAMFEKTECGLHT is encoded by the coding sequence GTGAGCGGCCTGGTCTCCGCCGCGGGCCTGGGCCTGGTCGGCGCGGGTGGGGCGGCCGACCCGGCCCGGCGCGACCCGGAGGAGCTGCGTCTGCTGGCCGAGGAGGCCGGGCGGGAGCTGGCGGACGCGCCCGCGCTGGAGATCGCCCGCTGGGCGGTGGAGACGTTCGGCGAGCGGTTCTGCGTGACCAGCTCGATGGCCGACGGTGTGCTGGCGCACCTGGTCTCGCGGGTCGCCCCCGGCGTGGACGTGGTGTTCCTGGACACCGGGCTGCACTTCCCGGAGACGCTGCGGGTCCGCGACGAGGTGGCCCGGCGGATGCCGGTGCGGGTCCGCTCGATCCGGCCCCGGATGACCGTCGGGCAGCAGGACGGCCAGTACGGCCCACGCCTGTTCAACCGGTCCCCGGACGACTGCTGCCAGTTGCGCAAGGTGGAACCGCTGGAGCGGGCGCTCGCCGGGTACGACGCCTGGGCCGCCGGGCTGCGCCGGGACGAGTCGCCGACCCGCGCGAACACGCCGGTGGTCGGCTTCGACCCGCGTCGCGGCAAGGTCAAGGTGAACCCGATCGCCGCCTGGACGCAGCGCGAGGTGGACGCGTACGTGGCCCGCCACGACATCCCGGTCAACGAGCTGTTCGCCCGGGGCTACGGCTCGATCGGCTGCTGGCCGTGCACCCGCCGGACCAAGGCGGGGGAGGACCCCCGGGCCGGCCGGTGGGCGATGTTCGAGAAGACCGAGTGCGGGCTGCACACCTGA
- a CDS encoding sirohydrochlorin chelatase, whose amino-acid sequence MRAAHLTAAPPVVLVAHGSRDPRAAEATRALARAVAVACPGRPVLPSWLDHTDPGPTEVLRRLAADGHSRVVLVPLLLTAAYHRKVDIPAAVAAAGADLDVRVTDVLGPTGGTVDGRLLAGLRRRLAEAAGDDPGDLDAVVLAAAGTRDPAARGSVGRVAAALGAGLGVPCRVSYASAAPPEVGDAVARLRAAGAGRVAVAAYFLAPGRFHDGVRAAARSAGAVAVADPLTDLPELADLVRRRVDAAAR is encoded by the coding sequence GTGCGGGCTGCACACCTGACGGCCGCGCCACCGGTGGTGCTGGTGGCGCACGGCAGCCGCGATCCCCGGGCGGCCGAGGCCACCCGGGCGTTGGCCCGGGCGGTGGCGGTCGCGTGTCCCGGCCGCCCGGTGCTGCCGAGCTGGCTCGACCACACCGACCCCGGGCCGACCGAGGTGCTGCGGCGCCTGGCCGCCGACGGGCACTCCCGGGTGGTGCTGGTGCCGCTGCTGCTCACCGCCGCGTACCACCGGAAGGTGGACATCCCGGCGGCGGTGGCGGCGGCCGGCGCGGACCTCGACGTGCGGGTGACCGACGTGCTGGGACCGACCGGCGGCACGGTGGACGGCCGGCTGCTGGCCGGGCTGCGACGCCGGCTGGCCGAGGCCGCCGGGGACGACCCGGGCGACCTGGACGCGGTGGTGCTGGCCGCGGCCGGGACCCGGGACCCGGCCGCGCGGGGGTCGGTGGGTCGGGTCGCCGCGGCGCTCGGCGCCGGCCTGGGCGTGCCCTGCCGTGTCTCCTACGCCTCGGCGGCGCCCCCGGAGGTCGGCGACGCGGTGGCACGGCTGCGCGCGGCGGGGGCCGGTCGGGTCGCGGTGGCGGCCTACTTCCTCGCCCCGGGCCGGTTCCACGACGGGGTACGCGCGGCGGCCCGCTCGGCCGGGGCGGTGGCGGTCGCCGACCCGCTCACCGATCTGCCGGAACTCGCCGACCTGGTGCGCCGGCGGGTGGACGCGGCGGCGCGTTGA
- a CDS encoding WhiB family transcriptional regulator: MDWRHDSVCRDEDPELFFPIGTSGPALLQVEQAKAVCRRCPVTDQCLQWALESGQDAGVWGGMSEEERRAVKRRGGLRVLRAHSA; this comes from the coding sequence ATGGACTGGCGCCACGATTCGGTCTGCCGCGACGAGGACCCGGAGCTGTTCTTCCCGATCGGGACGTCCGGTCCGGCTCTCCTGCAGGTGGAGCAGGCGAAGGCCGTCTGCCGGCGCTGCCCCGTGACCGACCAGTGCCTGCAGTGGGCGCTGGAGTCCGGTCAGGACGCCGGCGTCTGGGGCGGGATGAGCGAGGAGGAGCGCCGCGCGGTGAAGCGCCGCGGCGGTCTCCGGGTGCTGCGCGCTCACTCCGCCTGA
- a CDS encoding diacylglycerol/lipid kinase family protein, translated as MRAVLVVNPKATTTSERSRDVLVRALRSEVDLSVRYTRRRGHAMDLAREAAQEGVDLVVTLGGDGTVNEVVNGLMAAEPPTFRTGQTSAERLPALATVPGGSTNVFARALGLPREWPDGTSMILEGLRLGRSRTIGLGRADDRYFTFCAGFGLDAAVIRRVEQARKRGRVSTPALYFRSTASQYFVGSDRRHPPITLERPGEAPATELATAIIQNTAPWTYLGDREINPNPEASFDLGLDVLAIRQLRVASTARTVTQFFSRKPDPHGKQVLRLHDVAEFTLLAARPLPFQLDGDYLGEREKVRFTSVPAALRVIC; from the coding sequence ATGCGGGCCGTCCTGGTGGTCAATCCGAAGGCCACCACCACCAGCGAACGCAGCCGGGACGTGCTCGTCCGGGCGCTGCGCAGTGAAGTCGACCTGTCGGTGCGGTACACCCGCCGACGGGGCCACGCCATGGATCTGGCCCGGGAGGCCGCCCAGGAGGGCGTCGACCTGGTGGTCACGCTCGGTGGCGACGGCACGGTCAACGAGGTGGTCAACGGGTTGATGGCGGCCGAGCCGCCGACGTTCCGCACCGGGCAGACCTCGGCCGAGCGGTTGCCGGCGCTGGCGACCGTGCCCGGCGGCTCGACCAACGTCTTCGCCCGCGCCCTCGGGTTGCCCCGCGAGTGGCCGGACGGCACCAGCATGATCCTGGAGGGGTTGCGGCTGGGCCGATCCCGCACCATCGGGCTGGGTCGGGCGGACGACCGCTACTTCACGTTCTGCGCCGGCTTCGGCCTCGACGCGGCGGTCATCCGCCGGGTGGAGCAGGCCCGCAAGCGGGGTCGGGTCTCCACCCCGGCGCTCTACTTCCGGTCCACCGCGAGCCAGTACTTCGTCGGCTCGGACCGCCGGCACCCGCCGATCACGCTGGAGCGGCCGGGTGAGGCGCCGGCGACGGAGTTGGCCACCGCCATCATCCAGAACACCGCGCCGTGGACGTACCTCGGCGACCGGGAGATCAACCCGAATCCGGAGGCGTCGTTCGACCTCGGGCTGGACGTGCTCGCCATCCGGCAGCTCAGGGTGGCCAGCACCGCACGGACAGTGACCCAGTTCTTCTCCCGGAAGCCCGACCCGCACGGCAAGCAGGTGCTCCGGCTGCACGACGTGGCGGAGTTCACCCTGCTCGCGGCGCGTCCGCTGCCGTTCCAGCTGGACGGCGACTACCTCGGCGAGCGGGAAAAAGTCAGATTTACCTCCGTGCCGGCCGCACTCAGAGTAATCTGCTAG